In Lewinellaceae bacterium, a single window of DNA contains:
- a CDS encoding DEAD/DEAH box helicase, translating into MADNNPFEKFRLKRSALPLGTAPAQLFFQLRRDSYGYFVQMVDKKGKLVSSVDFRQYSDAMRNLIRHLEEIRRRESFTINWEKPSGEVYLMEHEYLMALLKRAGNLVDKEMQPLHFAEGAGRLELRVEEEEGKPGQLRVQPSILHEGRRLSGFQALSASWVLEDGKLLEILPAGENFEALPYFDTRLPEQKLSLLLSLFFSNIDNGGLHYSGYQLRFGQEPLPAQPYLAFEQVDENQALYLRVGHVLPGLQVGDMEQFGISRYADIREMEQTVEVRPVEQEPLESLMAQLRKALRQGRGKANAAIEEDNLFIVPAEIAGPFIYEELPALLGKFRLYGAEKLRSYRVRTEAPKLNFNLSHGIDFLEGEARLDFDGQEVSLLEVLRQYQKQHYVLLSDGTHAILEEAYIRRLQRLFQKKDNKVRVSFFDLPAVEDLLGQRLAESSFPRARAVFEGFNEIESRRMHLPELNAELRPYQKYGYKWMRYLHENHLGGCLADDMGLGKTIQAIALLAFFYPKEQRPSLIVMPRTLLFNWRREIERFAPQLSASVYYGNNRNLEEALQSQLVLTTYGLVRNDIEQLKEKEFAYVILDESQNIKNLQSQVAKAVMLLQAEFRLALSGTPLENNLGELYSLFRFLNPAMFGSAKRFNDNYLLPIQRDNDPDAIRELRQKIYPFILRRLKKDVLDDLPDKIEQTLLVEMSEEQLQLYEQRRLFYRDAVQQQIASAGINQSRFFILQALSELRQLASVPESQTEGQVLSPKREALMEHLSDTIANGHKALVFCNFLASLELIGEQLEEMGIDYVSMSGATRDRQSLVNRFQEDPACKAFLMTLKTGGTGLNLTAADTIFIYDPWWNIAAEQQAIDRAHRIGQTSKVLAYRLITQGSIEEKIQELQERKRALFDQVIGADAGALKALSEDDIDYILS; encoded by the coding sequence ATGGCGGATAACAATCCTTTCGAGAAATTTCGGTTGAAGCGTAGCGCGTTGCCTTTGGGCACGGCGCCGGCTCAGCTCTTTTTTCAACTGCGGCGGGACAGTTACGGTTATTTTGTGCAGATGGTGGACAAGAAGGGGAAACTGGTGTCCAGCGTAGATTTCCGCCAGTACAGCGACGCCATGCGCAACCTGATCCGGCATCTGGAGGAAATCCGGCGGCGGGAAAGTTTTACCATCAATTGGGAGAAGCCATCCGGCGAGGTGTATTTGATGGAACACGAGTATTTGATGGCCTTGTTGAAGCGAGCGGGCAATTTGGTGGACAAGGAGATGCAGCCCCTCCATTTTGCAGAGGGCGCCGGCCGCCTGGAACTGCGGGTAGAGGAAGAGGAAGGCAAACCGGGCCAGCTTCGGGTGCAGCCGTCAATACTCCACGAGGGCCGGCGGTTGAGCGGCTTTCAGGCGCTGTCCGCTTCCTGGGTATTGGAGGATGGAAAGTTGCTGGAGATCCTGCCCGCCGGAGAAAATTTTGAAGCCCTGCCGTACTTTGACACCCGCCTGCCGGAGCAAAAATTATCCTTATTGCTTTCCCTGTTTTTTTCCAATATCGATAATGGCGGGCTGCACTACAGCGGTTATCAGTTGCGGTTCGGCCAGGAGCCTCTTCCGGCGCAACCCTACCTGGCCTTTGAACAGGTAGATGAAAACCAGGCGCTCTACCTTCGGGTAGGCCACGTCTTGCCGGGCCTGCAGGTGGGAGACATGGAACAGTTCGGCATATCCCGCTATGCGGATATCCGGGAAATGGAACAGACTGTAGAAGTGCGGCCCGTAGAGCAGGAGCCCTTGGAGAGCCTGATGGCGCAACTGCGCAAAGCCCTGCGGCAGGGCAGGGGCAAGGCCAATGCCGCCATCGAAGAAGACAACCTGTTCATCGTTCCAGCCGAGATCGCCGGGCCTTTTATCTACGAGGAGTTGCCTGCTCTGTTGGGCAAGTTCCGGCTATATGGGGCTGAAAAACTGCGTTCCTACCGGGTCAGGACGGAGGCGCCAAAGCTGAATTTCAACCTCAGCCACGGAATCGATTTCCTGGAGGGGGAAGCCCGGCTGGATTTTGACGGCCAGGAAGTAAGCCTGCTGGAAGTGTTGCGGCAATATCAGAAGCAGCACTACGTATTGCTCAGCGACGGGACGCACGCCATACTCGAAGAAGCCTACATCCGCCGCCTGCAACGGCTTTTCCAGAAAAAAGACAACAAAGTCCGGGTATCCTTTTTCGACCTGCCTGCCGTGGAGGATCTTCTGGGGCAGCGCCTTGCCGAATCGTCTTTTCCCCGGGCCCGAGCGGTGTTCGAAGGGTTCAACGAGATTGAGTCCCGGCGGATGCACCTGCCGGAGCTGAATGCGGAGCTGCGGCCCTACCAGAAATACGGATACAAATGGATGCGCTATCTGCATGAAAACCATTTGGGCGGATGCCTGGCCGACGACATGGGGCTGGGCAAGACCATACAGGCCATCGCCCTGCTGGCTTTCTTCTACCCCAAAGAGCAGCGCCCTTCGCTGATCGTCATGCCCCGGACGTTGTTGTTCAACTGGCGGCGCGAGATCGAACGTTTTGCCCCTCAGCTTTCGGCCTCTGTTTATTACGGCAACAACCGGAACCTGGAGGAAGCCCTGCAATCGCAGTTGGTGCTGACCACTTACGGGCTGGTGCGCAACGATATTGAACAATTGAAGGAAAAAGAATTTGCCTACGTCATCCTGGACGAGTCGCAGAACATCAAAAACCTCCAGTCGCAGGTAGCCAAAGCAGTGATGTTGTTGCAGGCCGAGTTTCGGCTGGCGCTGAGCGGCACGCCGCTGGAGAACAACCTGGGAGAATTGTACTCCCTTTTCCGTTTTCTCAACCCGGCCATGTTCGGTTCGGCGAAGCGCTTCAACGACAATTACCTGTTGCCCATTCAGCGCGACAATGACCCGGACGCCATCCGGGAGCTGCGCCAGAAGATTTATCCTTTCATTCTGCGCCGCCTGAAGAAGGATGTGCTGGATGACCTGCCGGACAAGATCGAGCAGACGTTGCTGGTGGAGATGTCGGAAGAACAGTTGCAGCTTTACGAGCAGCGGCGGTTGTTCTACCGCGATGCAGTGCAGCAGCAGATTGCCAGCGCGGGCATCAACCAGAGCCGGTTTTTTATTCTACAAGCCCTGAGCGAGCTGCGGCAATTGGCTTCCGTGCCGGAAAGCCAGACCGAAGGGCAGGTCCTTTCGCCCAAGCGGGAAGCCCTGATGGAGCATTTGTCGGACACCATTGCCAACGGCCACAAGGCATTGGTCTTTTGCAACTTCCTGGCCTCTCTGGAACTGATCGGAGAACAGCTGGAAGAGATGGGCATCGACTACGTCAGCATGAGCGGCGCCACCCGCGACCGGCAGAGCCTGGTCAACCGCTTTCAGGAAGACCCGGCTTGCAAGGCCTTCCTGATGACCCTCAAGACGGGCGGCACCGGCCTCAACCTCACGGCGGCCGACACCATTTTCATATACGATCCCTGGTGGAACATCGCCGCCGAGCAGCAGGCCATCGACCGGGCCCACCGAATTGGCCAGACCAGCAAGGTGCTGGCCTACCGCCTGATTACCCAGGGCAGCATCGAGGAAAAGATTCAGGAATTGCAGGAGCGTAAGCGCGCCCTGTTCGATCAGGTCATCGGCGCCGATGCCGGCGCCCTGAAGGCGCTCAGTGAAGATGACATCGATTATATATTGAGTTAG
- the gatB gene encoding Asp-tRNA(Asn)/Glu-tRNA(Gln) amidotransferase subunit GatB, protein MPYDKYETVIGLEIHAQLSTQSKAFCGDDASFGGAPNTHVSPISLGHPGTLPRLNKKQVEYAVRLGLALGSEISLYSAFDRKNYFYADLPKGYQITQDRTPVCVGGTLKIRVGEEEKEVRIHHIHIEEDAGKSMHDAEAPFSQIDLNRAGVPLLEIVSEPDLRSAEEVDAYMSAMRQLLRYLGVSDGNMEQGSMRCDCNVSVRLKESEKLGERCEIKNLNSMRYARRAIAYEVKRQIDLIEAGGRVEQQTLNFDPATGVTAPLRDKEDAHDYRYFPEPDLPPIVLTPEYVEKIRQSLPALPRELYLKFQEQYGLPEYDANLLTQEQPAALFFTALCEHTSNFKAASNLIINKVAPFCNEKGISMEEFPVGYPQLAAFIQLIDEGKVASAAAYQYIFPALAEAPSRSPLEIAQSLNLIQTSDEGLLEKLVDEALANNPEEVERYRNGKKGLMGFFMGEVMKASKGKADPKVTSVLLRKKLG, encoded by the coding sequence ATGCCATACGATAAGTACGAGACGGTCATTGGGTTGGAGATACATGCTCAGCTATCCACGCAGAGCAAAGCGTTTTGCGGGGATGACGCCAGCTTTGGCGGCGCGCCGAACACGCATGTCAGCCCCATTTCTCTGGGCCATCCGGGTACTTTGCCCCGGCTCAATAAAAAGCAGGTGGAATATGCGGTGCGGCTGGGGCTGGCGCTAGGCAGCGAGATCAGCCTGTACAGCGCTTTCGACCGGAAGAACTACTTCTATGCTGACTTGCCGAAGGGCTATCAGATTACGCAGGACCGCACGCCCGTTTGCGTTGGCGGAACGCTGAAAATCAGGGTAGGAGAGGAGGAGAAAGAAGTTCGCATTCACCACATCCATATAGAAGAGGATGCCGGCAAGTCGATGCACGACGCTGAAGCGCCCTTTTCTCAGATCGACCTCAACCGGGCCGGGGTGCCGCTGCTGGAGATCGTTTCCGAACCCGACCTGCGCTCCGCCGAAGAGGTGGACGCTTACATGTCGGCCATGCGGCAGCTGTTGCGCTACCTGGGCGTTTCCGACGGCAATATGGAGCAGGGTTCCATGCGCTGCGACTGCAACGTGTCGGTGCGCCTGAAGGAGAGCGAGAAGCTGGGGGAGCGCTGCGAGATCAAGAACCTCAACTCCATGCGTTATGCCCGCCGCGCGATTGCTTACGAGGTGAAACGGCAGATCGATCTGATCGAAGCCGGCGGAAGGGTAGAGCAGCAGACTTTGAATTTCGACCCGGCTACCGGGGTGACTGCCCCGCTGAGAGACAAGGAAGATGCGCACGACTACCGCTACTTTCCCGAACCGGACCTGCCACCGATTGTGCTCACCCCCGAATATGTAGAAAAAATAAGGCAGTCGCTGCCTGCCCTGCCCCGGGAACTGTACCTGAAGTTTCAGGAACAGTACGGGTTGCCGGAATACGACGCCAATCTGCTTACCCAGGAACAACCTGCGGCGCTCTTTTTTACGGCGCTCTGCGAACACACCTCCAATTTCAAAGCCGCCTCCAACCTGATCATCAACAAAGTGGCGCCCTTCTGCAACGAAAAGGGGATCAGTATGGAGGAGTTTCCCGTTGGCTATCCGCAACTGGCCGCGTTTATCCAACTGATCGATGAGGGCAAGGTAGCCAGCGCCGCCGCCTATCAGTACATCTTCCCCGCTCTGGCCGAGGCGCCTTCCCGCTCCCCGCTGGAGATTGCCCAATCCCTCAACCTCATTCAAACCTCTGACGAAGGGCTGCTGGAAAAACTGGTAGACGAGGCGCTGGCCAACAACCCTGAGGAGGTGGAGCGTTATCGCAACGGCAAAAAAGGCTTGATGGGCTTCTTCATGGGAGAGGTGATGAAGGCTTCCAAAGGCAAGGCCGACCCGAAGGTGACGAGTGTGTTGTTGAGGAAGAAGTTGGGGTAG
- a CDS encoding DUF3667 domain-containing protein: MKNRAADTPRYCPNCHYPLPYYGQYCSNCGQKYTNGKIPVWELVRDFIESVLNIDSKIFRTVGSLFIPGKLTIQYFKGRHKRYVPPLRLFFVMAVLHFAVLGYVGFDAIEQQVDQVTERQWKKAHLAEFRDRLDSARQVVETAYPNESVLANALDSLERIIGDSRKDSINLGYFTFDRDSSKFTVKQVTISPRDAVEMPLDSFASTYGDGTFLSQVQLRQVAKFNRRGGNFTQFVLSKLIWMVVLMMPALALLLKLLYIRRKHYYVEHLVFSFHYHAFSFLIVSIVLLWNQTKLDQAYPWLDDSFLIGMSFLWILIYLFIAMRRFYQQHWFKTFIKYCIINFSYTFIFTVFLVLTLLASALLF; the protein is encoded by the coding sequence ATGAAGAACAGGGCCGCCGATACCCCCCGCTATTGCCCCAATTGCCATTACCCGCTGCCATACTATGGCCAGTACTGCTCCAACTGTGGGCAGAAGTATACGAACGGCAAGATACCTGTCTGGGAATTGGTGAGGGACTTCATTGAGTCCGTGCTCAATATCGATTCCAAGATTTTCCGGACGGTGGGTTCCCTCTTCATTCCAGGCAAGCTTACCATACAATATTTCAAAGGCCGCCACAAGCGCTATGTGCCGCCCCTGCGCCTCTTTTTCGTGATGGCCGTTCTGCACTTTGCCGTTTTGGGCTATGTGGGGTTTGACGCTATAGAGCAGCAGGTCGATCAAGTCACAGAACGCCAGTGGAAAAAAGCCCATCTGGCGGAATTCCGGGACCGGCTGGACAGCGCCCGGCAAGTGGTCGAAACGGCTTACCCCAACGAATCCGTCCTTGCAAATGCCCTGGACTCTCTGGAACGAATCATTGGCGACAGCCGCAAGGACAGCATCAACCTGGGATATTTTACTTTTGACCGCGATTCCAGTAAATTTACGGTGAAACAAGTAACGATAAGCCCCCGGGACGCGGTGGAGATGCCGCTGGACAGCTTCGCCTCTACCTACGGAGACGGAACCTTCCTCAGCCAGGTGCAGCTCCGGCAGGTCGCCAAGTTCAACCGGCGGGGGGGCAACTTTACCCAATTCGTCCTCAGCAAACTCATCTGGATGGTGGTTTTGATGATGCCGGCGCTGGCTTTGTTGTTGAAACTGCTCTACATCCGCCGAAAGCACTATTATGTGGAACATCTGGTTTTTTCTTTCCACTACCACGCTTTTTCCTTCCTCATCGTGTCCATCGTCCTGCTTTGGAATCAAACAAAACTGGATCAGGCCTATCCCTGGTTAGACGACAGTTTTCTGATTGGCATGTCCTTCCTTTGGATACTGATTTACCTGTTTATCGCTATGCGGCGCTTCTACCAGCAGCATTGGTTTAAGACTTTTATCAAGTATTGCATCATCAACTTTTCGTACACTTTTATTTTTACCGTATTTTTGGTCCTCACTTTGCTGGCCAGTGCGTTGTTGTTTTAA
- a CDS encoding IS110 family transposase produces MDTLPKTFIGIDVSKDDLVTAFPLAPEQWEVDKFDNNDAGIAALLQKVKELPKPHVVLEATGNYSMKVVFALCENQVPVSVLNPKQSNGFIKGVLLSTTKTDAKDACALALYGQFNKPKSYRIPSDKMLEITQLRVYLKQLKKQQVVISNQLHALEFHVKPLPYVQESLRESLALCKRQIQDTEKGLLSISEDCFDQAYALATSVVGVGPAIAQSLLVATNGFREFDNPKQLAKFVGVCSTQCESGSSIKKRGSISKTGDPNLRALLYMGARSAKRFNQPCKLLYERLRSKGKCHKVAMLAVCNKMLRQMFAVVKSGVKFDNEYHLKNEKAA; encoded by the coding sequence ATGGACACGTTGCCCAAAACTTTCATTGGTATAGATGTCAGCAAAGACGACCTGGTGACAGCTTTTCCGCTTGCCCCCGAGCAGTGGGAAGTCGATAAATTCGACAACAATGATGCCGGGATCGCAGCCCTGCTACAGAAGGTTAAAGAGCTTCCCAAGCCTCATGTCGTGCTCGAAGCCACCGGCAATTACTCCATGAAAGTTGTCTTTGCGCTGTGCGAAAACCAGGTTCCTGTTTCTGTTTTAAATCCTAAACAGAGCAACGGTTTCATTAAGGGCGTACTGCTATCCACGACCAAAACTGACGCCAAAGATGCCTGCGCACTGGCGTTGTACGGGCAGTTCAATAAGCCCAAATCCTATCGTATACCAAGCGACAAGATGCTGGAAATCACCCAATTGAGGGTGTATTTGAAGCAGCTCAAAAAACAGCAGGTAGTTATTTCCAACCAGTTGCACGCCCTCGAGTTCCACGTCAAGCCCCTGCCTTATGTCCAGGAGTCTCTGAGGGAAAGTTTAGCGTTGTGCAAGCGGCAAATCCAGGATACTGAAAAGGGCCTCCTGAGCATTTCGGAGGATTGTTTTGACCAGGCCTACGCTCTGGCCACCTCCGTAGTTGGCGTCGGCCCGGCCATCGCCCAGAGCCTGTTGGTGGCTACCAACGGCTTCCGGGAATTTGACAACCCCAAGCAGCTGGCCAAGTTTGTCGGCGTGTGTTCCACCCAGTGCGAGTCCGGCTCCAGCATTAAAAAACGAGGCAGCATTTCCAAGACGGGAGACCCCAATTTGAGGGCCTTGCTCTACATGGGCGCCCGGTCAGCCAAGCGCTTCAACCAGCCCTGCAAACTGCTGTATGAGCGCCTCAGAAGCAAAGGGAAATGCCACAAAGTGGCCATGCTAGCAGTGTGCAATAAGATGCTCCGGCAGATGTTTGCGGTGGTCAAATCAGGGGTGAAATTCGATAATGAGTACCATCTTAAAAATGAAAAAGCGGCGTAA
- a CDS encoding CapA family protein, which yields MLNKELFKKGFRLGSLFCIIALSLTFLSCGEQEAAGASKAAAALAPAGPATPPPDTTPPVVAAPEPERFTIIGVGDMMLGTNYPSASYLPPNGGSAMLADVRDILAAADITFGNLEGTILDKGGTPKRCNNPSLCYVFRSPESYVKHFADAGFDFLSIANNHSGDFGATGRERTKAVLKEAGIAFAGLAGTDEYAVVEREGVKYGLCAFAPNSGTCSIHDLAKARQIVGKLEKECDIVIVSFHGGAEGASHQNVPRRSETYYGENRGDVHKFAHAVIDAGADVVFGHGPHVTRAMELYKSRLICYSLGNFCTYGRFSLNGPAGFAPLVSVTVGRDGAFLEGQVTPVYQQKTHGPKIDSQKRAINTLIELTKADFPETELLIGKDGKLTAKE from the coding sequence ATGCTGAATAAAGAACTTTTCAAAAAAGGCTTCCGTCTCGGAAGTCTTTTTTGCATTATTGCACTTTCCCTTACTTTCCTGAGCTGTGGCGAGCAGGAGGCAGCCGGCGCTTCCAAAGCGGCCGCTGCCCTGGCGCCGGCCGGCCCGGCGACGCCTCCACCGGACACAACGCCGCCGGTAGTGGCGGCTCCGGAGCCGGAGCGCTTTACCATCATCGGGGTAGGAGACATGATGCTGGGCACCAATTATCCATCGGCCTCCTACCTGCCTCCCAACGGCGGCAGCGCCATGCTGGCTGATGTGCGGGATATTTTGGCTGCTGCTGATATTACCTTCGGCAATCTGGAAGGAACCATACTGGACAAAGGCGGGACGCCCAAGCGCTGCAACAACCCCAGCCTTTGCTATGTATTCCGTTCTCCCGAGAGTTATGTTAAGCACTTCGCCGATGCCGGCTTCGACTTTTTGAGCATTGCCAACAACCATTCCGGCGACTTCGGCGCCACGGGGCGGGAACGCACCAAAGCGGTGCTCAAAGAGGCTGGTATTGCCTTTGCCGGCCTGGCCGGCACGGACGAGTACGCCGTCGTCGAGCGGGAGGGCGTCAAATACGGGCTATGCGCTTTTGCGCCCAATTCGGGCACCTGCAGCATTCACGACCTGGCGAAAGCCCGGCAAATCGTCGGCAAACTGGAAAAGGAGTGTGACATTGTCATCGTTTCTTTTCACGGCGGGGCAGAGGGCGCCAGCCATCAGAATGTGCCGCGCCGTTCGGAAACCTATTATGGGGAAAACCGGGGGGACGTCCACAAATTCGCCCATGCCGTCATCGATGCCGGAGCGGATGTCGTCTTCGGGCACGGGCCCCATGTCACCCGGGCCATGGAGTTGTACAAAAGCCGCCTGATCTGTTACAGCCTGGGCAACTTCTGCACCTACGGGCGGTTTAGCCTCAATGGCCCGGCGGGTTTCGCCCCCCTCGTATCGGTGACAGTCGGCCGCGACGGCGCTTTCCTGGAAGGGCAGGTGACGCCGGTTTATCAGCAGAAAACCCACGGCCCGAAGATCGACAGCCAGAAGCGGGCTATCAATACGTTGATTGAGCTGACTAAGGCGGATTTTCCCGAAACGGAGCTGTTAATTGGCAAAGACGGGAAACTGACGGCGAAGGAATAA
- a CDS encoding M23 family metallopeptidase has translation MGKEKFIYNTHTLRYEKVEQSTSQKISRILGFVCAAIFTAFIFTLLSHRWIPSPKEKILTKEINFMESQFAEVSVELEQLREVLAKIQERDAYAHRMVFGMDPIDEGVWEGGVGGHDQYASLRQHSTSDLLIGVRQNLDKLKRQMDLQSRSLDTIVSLAEQKEDMLAAIPSIKPVNSDKLPRSVKLLSGFGMRIHPIYKVPKMHYGIDFTAPRGTPIQATGAGKVIQAGKASGYGNQVMIDHGFGYKTSYAHMKTITVKVGQEVKRGQQIGLVGSTGTSTAPHCHYEIIFKGNKVNPIHYCMDGLSSGEYKEMVRAAEMSNQSFD, from the coding sequence ATGGGAAAAGAGAAGTTTATTTACAACACCCACACGCTTCGGTACGAGAAGGTGGAGCAATCCACCAGCCAAAAAATCTCCCGAATTCTGGGTTTTGTTTGCGCAGCGATCTTCACTGCATTCATATTTACGCTTCTTTCACATCGGTGGATACCTTCGCCGAAGGAAAAGATTCTGACGAAAGAGATCAATTTCATGGAGTCGCAGTTTGCCGAAGTAAGCGTCGAACTGGAACAGCTCCGTGAAGTCCTGGCTAAAATCCAGGAGCGCGATGCTTACGCTCACCGCATGGTCTTCGGAATGGACCCCATCGACGAAGGGGTGTGGGAAGGTGGTGTCGGCGGGCACGACCAGTATGCCTCTTTGCGGCAACACAGCACCAGCGACCTGCTGATCGGCGTGCGCCAAAACCTGGACAAGCTCAAGCGGCAGATGGACCTGCAGTCCCGTTCGCTGGATACTATTGTCAGCCTGGCGGAGCAAAAGGAAGATATGCTGGCGGCTATTCCGTCCATCAAACCGGTAAACTCCGACAAGTTGCCTCGCAGCGTAAAACTGCTCTCCGGCTTCGGCATGCGGATTCACCCCATCTACAAAGTGCCTAAAATGCACTACGGTATTGATTTTACTGCTCCCCGGGGCACCCCCATTCAAGCGACCGGCGCCGGCAAGGTAATCCAGGCCGGCAAGGCCAGTGGCTACGGCAACCAGGTCATGATCGACCATGGGTTCGGGTATAAAACCTCTTATGCCCACATGAAGACCATTACCGTAAAGGTAGGCCAGGAAGTGAAGCGAGGCCAGCAGATAGGCTTGGTGGGCAGCACCGGTACTTCGACCGCTCCTCACTGCCATTACGAGATCATATTCAAGGGCAATAAGGTCAACCCTATTCATTATTGCATGGACGGGTTGTCTTCGGGAGAATACAAAGAAATGGTCCGCGCTGCTGAAATGTCCAATCAATCATTTGACTAA